In Propionimicrobium sp. PCR01-08-3, one DNA window encodes the following:
- a CDS encoding BMP family ABC transporter substrate-binding protein: MHLRDLVICVAGAAVLSGCASGPQGASGAASDGSPTPGAFKACMAADSAGFADGAENQAAYEGMLQAATELNLLVSQAQADDDADYASTVNDLAEGGCSLIVTVGDAHAGDAQTAAQAHPGVFFLLVDAQAETPQTNLKPLLFDTADAAFLAGYVAAAQTSNDRAAVASDADDVYRNGFTAGVDYYNQAKGTNVTASDTDGAVSDSVRKVVDAAVITTIGEATRGQFTSAPYFGTLKDGGVDIVPLPDDASDELQAEVAQLRAGLIDGSITPPAAG, encoded by the coding sequence ATGCATCTGCGTGATTTGGTGATCTGCGTCGCCGGTGCGGCGGTTCTCAGCGGTTGCGCAAGTGGTCCGCAGGGTGCCTCCGGTGCCGCGAGCGACGGATCGCCCACGCCGGGCGCGTTCAAGGCATGCATGGCGGCCGACAGCGCCGGCTTCGCCGATGGCGCGGAGAACCAGGCCGCCTACGAAGGCATGCTGCAGGCCGCAACCGAACTGAATCTTCTGGTCAGTCAGGCGCAGGCGGACGACGACGCCGACTATGCGTCCACCGTGAATGATCTCGCCGAAGGTGGCTGCTCGCTGATCGTCACGGTTGGCGATGCACATGCCGGGGACGCGCAAACCGCCGCTCAAGCCCATCCCGGCGTGTTCTTCTTGCTGGTGGACGCCCAGGCCGAGACCCCTCAGACCAACCTCAAACCGCTGCTTTTCGACACCGCGGATGCGGCCTTCTTGGCGGGATACGTGGCAGCCGCGCAAACCTCGAATGACCGGGCAGCAGTCGCGTCCGACGCCGATGACGTCTACCGAAACGGCTTCACCGCAGGCGTCGACTACTACAACCAGGCCAAGGGAACCAACGTCACGGCCTCGGACACAGATGGTGCGGTCAGCGATTCCGTCCGAAAGGTGGTGGACGCAGCAGTCATCACGACCATCGGTGAGGCCACCCGGGGCCAGTTCACCAGCGCCCCCTATTTCGGGACGCTGAAAGACGGGGGAGTCGACATCGTGCCACTGCCAGACGACGCCAGCGACGAACTGCAGGCCGAGGTCGCCCAGTTGCGCGCCGGCCTGATCGACGGATCGATCACCCCTCCGGCCGCCGGTTAG
- a CDS encoding hemolysin family protein gives MPDLLISIGVIFVLLFVGFLFSAAEMALVTLRDSQIQKLQAKGKRGQAIVALTDNPNKFLSSVQIGVTLAGFLSSAFGSDSLAGKYLAPWFESLGLASGLSSVLAVIVITAIISFLSIVLSELTAKRMAMQRTEEFALALAPMVSAIAKVATPLIWLIDKCTNIMVRILGGDPAAAKEAVTEDELRSMVANADMLGDEERRIVDDVFDAGDRSLREVMVPRTEVDFLSGDMPAYQAVRLVQDNQRSRYPVTDGSPDQIIGFLHVRDLMNLDTATRQAPIRQLVRPILSLPETVKVLRALTEMRRESSHLAIVRDEYGGTAGIVTMEDLIEELIGDITDEYDVVDADQIQHEMVSDLEGLISLEDFEDRTGFVIPEGPYDTLAGYFMWVLGRVPKLNDKIVVELAPENAPEDDPQLTRFSMRVSEMDGHRIAWIDLGRLETVGAPAAPESNSTSARS, from the coding sequence ATGCCTGACCTCCTCATCTCCATCGGGGTCATCTTCGTTCTGCTGTTCGTCGGCTTCCTGTTCTCGGCCGCCGAGATGGCATTGGTGACGCTGCGCGACTCCCAGATCCAGAAACTGCAGGCCAAGGGCAAGCGCGGGCAGGCGATCGTCGCGCTGACCGATAACCCGAACAAGTTCCTCTCCTCGGTGCAGATCGGGGTGACGCTCGCCGGATTCTTGTCATCGGCATTCGGCAGCGACTCGCTGGCCGGCAAGTATCTCGCTCCCTGGTTCGAAAGCCTGGGCTTGGCGTCCGGGCTGTCGAGCGTGCTGGCTGTCATCGTGATCACCGCCATCATCTCGTTTCTGTCGATCGTGCTCAGTGAGCTGACTGCCAAACGGATGGCCATGCAGCGTACCGAGGAGTTCGCGCTCGCGTTGGCCCCCATGGTCAGCGCTATCGCCAAAGTCGCGACTCCGCTGATCTGGTTGATCGACAAATGCACCAACATCATGGTGCGCATCCTCGGGGGTGACCCCGCAGCCGCGAAGGAGGCCGTCACCGAGGACGAGCTGCGCTCGATGGTGGCCAACGCCGACATGCTCGGCGACGAAGAACGCCGCATCGTCGACGACGTCTTCGACGCGGGCGATCGCAGCCTGCGCGAGGTGATGGTGCCGCGCACCGAGGTCGATTTCCTCTCCGGAGATATGCCCGCCTACCAGGCCGTTCGGTTGGTGCAAGACAATCAACGCTCGCGATATCCGGTCACCGACGGCTCGCCCGACCAGATCATCGGGTTCTTGCACGTTCGCGACCTGATGAACCTGGACACCGCCACCAGACAGGCGCCGATCAGGCAACTGGTGCGTCCGATTCTGAGCCTGCCCGAGACCGTGAAGGTGCTGCGGGCGCTCACCGAGATGCGCCGTGAATCGTCCCATCTGGCGATCGTCCGGGACGAATACGGCGGCACCGCCGGCATCGTCACCATGGAGGACCTCATAGAAGAGCTCATCGGCGACATCACCGACGAATACGACGTGGTGGACGCCGACCAGATCCAGCACGAGATGGTCTCCGACCTGGAAGGACTGATCTCGCTCGAGGATTTCGAGGACCGCACCGGATTCGTCATCCCGGAAGGCCCCTACGACACCCTTGCCGGATACTTCATGTGGGTGCTCGGACGCGTGCCGAAGCTGAACGACAAGATCGTTGTCGAGTTGGCCCCGGAGAACGCTCCGGAGGACGACCCCCAGCTGACCCGTTTCTCGATGCGGGTCTCCGAGATGGACGGCCACCGTATTGCCTGGATCGACCTCGGCCGGCTGGAAACGGTGGGGGCACCGGCAGCGCCCGAATCAAACTCCACTTCTGCCAGAAGCTAA
- a CDS encoding NADP-dependent isocitrate dehydrogenase encodes MAKIKVAGTVVELDGDEMTRVIWSFIKDRLILPYLDVNLDYYDLGIENRDATDDQVTVDAANAIKREGVGVKCATITPDEARVQEFGLKKMWRSPNGTIRNILGGVIFREPIVISNIPRLVPNWTKPIVVGRHAFGDQYRATDFKVPGAGTITLTYTPDDGSQPMEVEVVKMPEGGGVTMGMYNFNESIRDFARASMSYGLQRGYPVYLSTKNTILKAYDGQFKDLFAEVFENEFKDRFEAAGITYEHRLIDDMVAAALKWEGGYVWACKNYDGDVQSDTVAQGFGSLGLMTSVLMTPDGKTVEAEAAHGTVTRHFRQHQQGKATSTNPIASIYAWTGGLKHRGKLDGTPAVTAFAETLEQVCVETVEAGKMTKDLALLVGPEQQWLTTEQFLAALDEGLAAKLG; translated from the coding sequence ATGGCCAAGATCAAGGTCGCCGGTACCGTCGTCGAACTCGATGGGGACGAAATGACCCGCGTCATCTGGTCATTCATCAAAGACCGGCTGATTCTGCCCTACCTCGACGTCAACCTCGACTACTACGACCTCGGCATCGAGAACCGGGACGCCACCGACGACCAGGTGACCGTCGACGCGGCGAATGCCATCAAGCGCGAGGGTGTCGGCGTCAAATGCGCCACCATCACCCCCGATGAGGCGCGCGTCCAAGAATTCGGGTTGAAGAAGATGTGGCGTTCGCCCAACGGCACCATCCGCAACATCCTCGGCGGCGTCATCTTCCGCGAGCCGATCGTGATCAGCAATATCCCCAGATTGGTCCCGAACTGGACGAAGCCGATCGTGGTCGGCAGGCATGCCTTCGGCGATCAGTACCGGGCCACCGATTTCAAAGTGCCCGGTGCCGGAACCATCACCCTCACCTACACCCCGGACGACGGGTCACAGCCGATGGAGGTCGAGGTCGTCAAGATGCCCGAAGGCGGCGGCGTCACGATGGGCATGTACAACTTCAATGAGTCGATCCGCGACTTCGCGCGGGCGTCCATGAGTTATGGCCTGCAGCGCGGCTACCCGGTGTATCTGTCCACCAAGAACACGATCTTGAAGGCCTACGACGGCCAGTTCAAGGATCTGTTCGCCGAGGTCTTTGAGAACGAGTTCAAAGACCGGTTCGAGGCGGCCGGCATCACCTATGAGCACCGGCTGATCGACGACATGGTCGCTGCCGCCCTGAAGTGGGAGGGCGGCTACGTGTGGGCCTGCAAGAACTATGACGGCGACGTGCAGTCCGACACCGTCGCGCAAGGTTTCGGCTCGCTCGGCCTGATGACCTCGGTGCTGATGACCCCGGATGGCAAGACCGTCGAGGCCGAGGCCGCGCACGGCACGGTGACCAGGCACTTCCGCCAGCATCAGCAGGGCAAGGCGACCTCGACCAACCCGATCGCGTCCATCTACGCTTGGACCGGTGGCCTCAAGCATCGCGGCAAGCTGGACGGCACCCCCGCGGTGACGGCTTTTGCCGAAACCCTCGAGCAGGTCTGCGTCGAGACCGTCGAGGCGGGCAAGATGACCAAGGATCTGGCGCTGCTGGTCGGTCCCGAACAGCAGTGGCTGACCACCGAGCAGTTCCTCGCGGCGTTGGACGAGGGGCTGGCCGCGAAACTTGGTTGA
- a CDS encoding TrpB-like pyridoxal phosphate-dependent enzyme, giving the protein MTDERTKFLLPEDQLPTHWYNLTPDLPTAPPPPLNPATKQPAGPQDLAAIFPQALIEQEMSTERWTPIPDEVREVYRLWRPSPLYRARRFEQALGTKARIYFKYEGASPVGSHKPNSAVAQAYFNKQAGIKRLCTETGAGQWGAALSFACQVFGLRCDVWQVRSSYETKPYRRIQMETFGGHVTPSPSDGTEIGRQLREKFPDTPGSLGMAISEAIEVAAGDPEANYALGSVLNHVALHQSVIGLEALAQLELAGERLPDHLFACAGGGSNLAGLAFPFLHRNLAEGANVHVRACEPDAAPSLTKGEYRYDFGDAGGFTPLLKMFTLGADFVPAAVHAGGLRYHGMSPLVSAAYDQKLLDAVAIKQREAFASGVLFARAEGIIPASESNHAIAGAVEHLKAAEDDGEGQVILIGISGNGQLDLPAYADFLSGEMIDA; this is encoded by the coding sequence ATGACCGATGAGCGCACCAAGTTTTTGTTGCCCGAGGACCAGCTGCCGACGCACTGGTACAACCTCACTCCCGATCTTCCCACGGCACCGCCGCCACCGTTGAACCCGGCCACCAAGCAGCCCGCCGGGCCGCAAGATCTGGCAGCGATCTTTCCGCAGGCGTTGATCGAGCAGGAGATGAGCACCGAGCGATGGACCCCAATCCCTGACGAGGTGCGTGAGGTCTATCGGTTGTGGCGCCCTTCCCCGCTCTATCGGGCACGCCGCTTCGAGCAGGCGCTCGGCACCAAGGCGCGCATCTACTTCAAGTACGAGGGTGCCTCTCCGGTGGGCAGCCACAAGCCGAACTCCGCGGTGGCGCAGGCCTACTTCAACAAGCAGGCCGGCATCAAGCGGCTGTGCACCGAGACCGGTGCCGGCCAGTGGGGTGCCGCCTTGTCGTTCGCGTGTCAGGTCTTCGGGCTGCGTTGCGACGTCTGGCAGGTTCGCAGCAGCTACGAGACCAAGCCCTATCGGCGCATCCAGATGGAAACCTTCGGCGGCCACGTCACCCCGAGCCCGTCGGATGGAACCGAGATCGGACGACAGCTGCGCGAGAAGTTTCCCGACACCCCGGGCTCGCTCGGCATGGCGATCAGCGAGGCGATTGAGGTCGCTGCCGGCGATCCGGAAGCGAACTATGCGCTGGGCAGCGTGCTCAATCACGTCGCCTTGCATCAATCGGTGATCGGGTTGGAGGCACTGGCTCAACTGGAGTTGGCCGGCGAGCGGCTGCCGGATCACCTTTTCGCCTGCGCAGGTGGTGGTTCGAATCTGGCCGGGCTCGCCTTCCCGTTCTTGCACCGGAACCTTGCCGAGGGCGCGAATGTGCATGTGCGCGCCTGCGAACCGGACGCCGCACCCTCGCTGACCAAGGGTGAATACCGCTATGACTTCGGTGATGCCGGCGGGTTCACGCCGCTGCTGAAGATGTTTACGCTGGGCGCCGACTTCGTGCCGGCCGCCGTGCACGCCGGCGGGCTGCGCTATCACGGCATGTCCCCGCTGGTCAGCGCGGCGTACGACCAGAAGCTGTTGGACGCTGTGGCGATCAAGCAGCGCGAAGCCTTCGCGTCCGGGGTTTTGTTCGCCCGCGCCGAGGGCATCATCCCCGCCTCCGAATCGAATCACGCCATTGCCGGTGCCGTCGAGCACCTGAAGGCAGCCGAGGATGACGGCGAGGGCCAGGTCATCTTGATCGGCATCTCCGGTAACGGCCAACTCGATCTGCCCGCCTATGCGGACTTCCTGTCCGGCGAGATGATCGACGCCTGA